Proteins encoded within one genomic window of Anopheles gambiae chromosome 3, idAnoGambNW_F1_1, whole genome shotgun sequence:
- the LOC1279795 gene encoding zinc finger protein 271 isoform X6: protein MFTANNIQTATGTPIGIQYQTATATDINKGTKLEGQKTNQQAPEFSTFYANALSTVNLAQLSDDSKTVQYLQPFGYANCALVNQMPIPNGVTGITVDGRQLVVNKPITNTISNISFKCDVCGLMFNHLTLLNHHKRTHNQDGETTSDAITIQIVATEALDPAPQQQQLQHAQEQQQQQQQQQQQQQQAQAQAQAQAQQQAQQQAQQQAQQQAQQQQQQQVTTHTTKADKSQKCISCNGPIHSNPKRKGPKLIRCETCISNDGAQPVSRSTTQIFVAPDGDIKFEIGEIPNASNSNSSMDSLMPGQMHPIKAEHALVPQQNAHPVKKRNLATVTKCNKCNGSGVIIVGGQKKLIQSSMHQQPEKPFTCNTCGGRFSRYSSLWSHKKLHTGEKNYKCNVCGIAFAKAVYLKNHMRIHTGEKPYKCGTCGMQFSQSPHLKNHERTHSGEKPYVCEVCDKGFARHATLWNHRRIHTGEKPYKCNRCQSAFSQAAHLKNHEKVHSGLKPFKCDICSAAFADRFALKRHRGIHEKYGQTTPLHQNQQQQQQTAQVVTQQVVHKEEIIEMEEKPREVIITGM from the exons ATGTTCACCGCCAACAACATCCAAACGGCAACGGGCACCCCAATCGGCATCCAGTATCAGACCGCGACCGCCACCGACATCAACAAGGGCACCAAGCTGGAGGGCCAAAAGACGAACCAGCAGGCGCCGGAGTTTTCGACGTTCTACGCTAAT GCGTTGAGCACCGTGAATCTGGCGCAGCTGTCCGATGACTCCAAAACGGTACAGTACCTGCAGCCGTTCGGGTACGCCAACTGTGCCCTGGTCAACCAGATGCCGATCCCGAACGGCGTCACCGGGATCACGGTCGATGGCAGACAGCTGGTCGTGAACAAACCCATCACG AACACCATATCCAACATCAGCTTCAAGTGCGATGTGTGCGGTTTGATGTTCAACCATCTCACCCTGCTGAACCATCACAAGCGCACCCACAACCAGGATGGGGAAACGACATCGGATGCCATTACG ATTCAGATTGTCGCCACGGAAGCGCTCGACCCggcaccgcagcagcagcagctgcagcacgcccaggagcagcaacagcagcagcaacagcagcagcagcagcaacagcaagcccAAGCGCAGGCTCAAGCTCAAGCGCAACAGCAAGCGCAGCAGCAAGCGCAGCAGCAAGCGCAACAGcaagcgcagcagcagcaacagcaacaggtgacaacacacaccaccaaGGCGGACAAATCGCAGAAGTGCATCTCGTGCAACGGGCCCATCCACAGCAACCCGAAGCGAAAGGGCCCGAAGCTGATCCGGTGCGAAACCTGCATCAGCAACGATGGCGCCCAGCCTGTCTCGAGAAGTA CGACCCAAATCTTCGTCGCGCCCGACGGTGACATCAAGTTCGAGATCGGCGAAATCCCGAACGCCTCCAACAGCAACTCGTCGATGGACTCGCTGATGCCGGGACAGATGCATCCGATCAAGGCGGAGCACGCGCTCGTACCGCAGCAGAATGCGCATCCGGTTAAAAAACGTAATTTAGCAACTGTCACAAAATGTAACAAATGTAACGGTTCTGGTGTAATTATAGTTGGAGGCCAGAAGAAGCTGATCCAATCGTCCATGCATCAACA GCCGGAAAAACCATTCACCTGCAACACGTGCGGAGGGCGGTTCTCGCGCTACTCCAGCCTCTGGTCGCACAAGAAGCTGCACACGGGCGAAAAGAACTACAAGTGTAACGTGTGTGGTATAGCGTTCGCCAAGGCCGTCTACTTGAAGAACCATATGCGCATCCATACCGGCGAAAAACCGTACAA GTGCGGCACCTGTGGCATGCAATTCTCCCAGTCGCCACATCTGAAGAACCACGAGCGAACTCACAGCGGCGAAAAGCCATACGTTTGTGAG GTCTGTGACAAAGGATTCGCCCGTCACGCAACGCTCTGGAACCATCGGCGCATCCACACCGGCGAAAAACCGTACAAATGTAACCGCTGCCAGTCCGCGTTCAGTCAGGCTGCGCATCTCAAGAATCACGaaaag GTGCACTCCGGTTTGAAACCATTCAAGTGTGACATCTGTTCAGCGGCGTTTGCCGATCGGTTCGCGCTGAAGAGGCATCGTGGCATTCACGAGAAATATG GTCAAACTACGCCGCTCCATcagaaccagcagcagcagcagcaaacggcacAGGTCGTCACGCAGCAGGTGGTGCACAAGGAGGAAATTATCGAAATGGAGGAGAAACCGCGCGAGGTGATCATAACCGGAATGTAG
- the LOC1279795 gene encoding zinc finger protein 135 isoform X3: MFTANNIQTATGTPIGIQYQTATATDINKGTKLEGQKTNQQAPEFSTFYANVNMIQKLTPTSQALSTVNLAQLSDDSKTVQYLQPFGYANCALVNQMPIPNGVTGITVDGRQLVVNKPITNTISNISFKCDVCGLMFNHLTLLNHHKRTHNQDGETTSDAITVVTQAQNLVQAQNLISETGQNLGQIQIVATEALDPAPQQQQLQHAQEQQQQQQQQQQQQQQAQAQAQAQAQQQAQQQAQQQAQQQAQQQQQQQVTTHTTKADKSQKCISCNGPIHSNPKRKGPKLIRCETCISNDGAQPVSRSTTQIFVAPDGDIKFEIGEIPNASNSNSSMDSLMPGQMHPIKAEHALVPQQNAHPVKKLGGQKKLIQSSMHQQPEKPFTCNTCGGRFSRYSSLWSHKKLHTGEKNYKCNVCGIAFAKAVYLKNHMRIHTGEKPYKCGTCGMQFSQSPHLKNHERTHSGEKPYVCEVCDKGFARHATLWNHRRIHTGEKPYKCNRCQSAFSQAAHLKNHEKVHSGLKPFKCDICSAAFADRFALKRHRGIHEKYGQTTPLHQNQQQQQQTAQVVTQQVVHKEEIIEMEEKPREVIITGM; the protein is encoded by the exons ATGTTCACCGCCAACAACATCCAAACGGCAACGGGCACCCCAATCGGCATCCAGTATCAGACCGCGACCGCCACCGACATCAACAAGGGCACCAAGCTGGAGGGCCAAAAGACGAACCAGCAGGCGCCGGAGTTTTCGACGTTCTACGCTAATGTGAATATGATACAAAAGCTAACGCCAACGTCCCAG GCGTTGAGCACCGTGAATCTGGCGCAGCTGTCCGATGACTCCAAAACGGTACAGTACCTGCAGCCGTTCGGGTACGCCAACTGTGCCCTGGTCAACCAGATGCCGATCCCGAACGGCGTCACCGGGATCACGGTCGATGGCAGACAGCTGGTCGTGAACAAACCCATCACG AACACCATATCCAACATCAGCTTCAAGTGCGATGTGTGCGGTTTGATGTTCAACCATCTCACCCTGCTGAACCATCACAAGCGCACCCACAACCAGGATGGGGAAACGACATCGGATGCCATTACGGTAGTAACGCAAGCGCAGAATTTAGTCCAGGCACAAAATCTCATCTCAGAAACGGGTCAAAACCTTGGTCAGATTCAGATTGTCGCCACGGAAGCGCTCGACCCggcaccgcagcagcagcagctgcagcacgcccaggagcagcaacagcagcagcaacagcagcagcagcagcaacagcaagcccAAGCGCAGGCTCAAGCTCAAGCGCAACAGCAAGCGCAGCAGCAAGCGCAGCAGCAAGCGCAACAGcaagcgcagcagcagcaacagcaacaggtgacaacacacaccaccaaGGCGGACAAATCGCAGAAGTGCATCTCGTGCAACGGGCCCATCCACAGCAACCCGAAGCGAAAGGGCCCGAAGCTGATCCGGTGCGAAACCTGCATCAGCAACGATGGCGCCCAGCCTGTCTCGAGAAGTA CGACCCAAATCTTCGTCGCGCCCGACGGTGACATCAAGTTCGAGATCGGCGAAATCCCGAACGCCTCCAACAGCAACTCGTCGATGGACTCGCTGATGCCGGGACAGATGCATCCGATCAAGGCGGAGCACGCGCTCGTACCGCAGCAGAATGCGCATCCGGTTAAAAAAC TTGGAGGCCAGAAGAAGCTGATCCAATCGTCCATGCATCAACA GCCGGAAAAACCATTCACCTGCAACACGTGCGGAGGGCGGTTCTCGCGCTACTCCAGCCTCTGGTCGCACAAGAAGCTGCACACGGGCGAAAAGAACTACAAGTGTAACGTGTGTGGTATAGCGTTCGCCAAGGCCGTCTACTTGAAGAACCATATGCGCATCCATACCGGCGAAAAACCGTACAA GTGCGGCACCTGTGGCATGCAATTCTCCCAGTCGCCACATCTGAAGAACCACGAGCGAACTCACAGCGGCGAAAAGCCATACGTTTGTGAG GTCTGTGACAAAGGATTCGCCCGTCACGCAACGCTCTGGAACCATCGGCGCATCCACACCGGCGAAAAACCGTACAAATGTAACCGCTGCCAGTCCGCGTTCAGTCAGGCTGCGCATCTCAAGAATCACGaaaag GTGCACTCCGGTTTGAAACCATTCAAGTGTGACATCTGTTCAGCGGCGTTTGCCGATCGGTTCGCGCTGAAGAGGCATCGTGGCATTCACGAGAAATATG GTCAAACTACGCCGCTCCATcagaaccagcagcagcagcagcaaacggcacAGGTCGTCACGCAGCAGGTGGTGCACAAGGAGGAAATTATCGAAATGGAGGAGAAACCGCGCGAGGTGATCATAACCGGAATGTAG